A region of Salinibacter sp. 10B DNA encodes the following proteins:
- a CDS encoding histidine kinase, which translates to MTTTVVSSSASDTELLGTASRPRMTAKGVGLAALFWGLHTVLYALIIAQAVHIPFGWAATGQLISNTFLAVYSVPVWWLAIRTMRGVHWGWVLATHVLVGPLYAWAGIESYFGVYGLLAGGVPTALGSRYLWIFFSNLTLYIVQFALYHLVQNVQRLRRKEQQAAELLARAREQELAALKAQINPHFLFNTLNSISATLARDPDQAREMIAKLAGMMRYALDSSSRDQVPLRDEVGFARKYLDLERHRFSDRLKAQVEVNVGQKELDTPVPPMVLQPLVENALRHGIAPSERGGTVQVEVGDVNDRLRIQVTDTGVGADGVDPLSAESEGVGLANTSARLERTYGSDAALHTAPNDPSGFTVWFSIPRDGKASVQ; encoded by the coding sequence ATGACCACGACTGTTGTGTCTTCGTCTGCGTCGGACACTGAACTTTTGGGCACGGCCTCCAGGCCCCGCATGACCGCAAAGGGGGTTGGGCTGGCCGCTCTCTTCTGGGGACTTCACACGGTCCTCTACGCGCTCATCATCGCACAGGCGGTTCACATTCCGTTTGGGTGGGCCGCTACGGGCCAGTTGATTTCCAACACCTTCCTTGCGGTGTACAGTGTGCCAGTTTGGTGGCTCGCGATTCGTACGATGCGGGGCGTGCACTGGGGATGGGTATTGGCCACCCACGTCCTGGTTGGACCGCTTTATGCCTGGGCCGGAATTGAGAGCTACTTCGGAGTCTATGGGCTGCTGGCTGGGGGCGTGCCGACGGCCTTGGGGAGCCGCTACCTGTGGATCTTCTTCTCGAATCTGACGCTATACATCGTTCAGTTTGCCCTGTATCATCTCGTGCAAAACGTTCAGCGTCTTCGGAGAAAAGAGCAGCAGGCCGCTGAACTGCTGGCCCGTGCTCGAGAGCAGGAACTGGCCGCCCTCAAGGCACAAATCAACCCGCACTTCCTGTTCAACACTCTCAACTCGATTAGTGCAACCCTGGCACGCGACCCTGACCAGGCCCGAGAGATGATTGCGAAACTCGCGGGCATGATGCGCTATGCCCTCGATAGCTCCAGCCGGGATCAGGTGCCGCTCCGGGACGAGGTAGGTTTTGCCCGGAAGTATCTGGACCTGGAGCGCCATCGCTTCTCGGATCGCCTGAAGGCACAGGTGGAGGTGAATGTCGGGCAGAAGGAGCTCGATACGCCCGTTCCGCCCATGGTGCTGCAGCCCCTCGTGGAGAATGCCCTTCGCCACGGCATTGCGCCGAGCGAACGGGGCGGCACGGTGCAGGTGGAGGTGGGGGACGTCAATGACCGGCTCCGGATTCAGGTGACGGACACTGGGGTGGGGGCCGACGGTGTGGATCCTCTTTCCGCCGAGAGCGAGGGGGTGGGGCTCGCCAACACGAGTGCCCGCCTCGAACGCACCTACGGTTCGGATGCCGCCCTCCATACCGCCCCCAACGATCCTTCCGGCTTCACGGTCTGGTTCTCAATCCCGCGAGACGGGAAGGCCTCCGTCCAGTAG
- a CDS encoding LytTR family DNA-binding domain-containing protein → MMQALIVDDEPPARNLLQEYLSEVDRIEVIGTCGNGREAIEAINEQGPDLVFLDVQMPGLDGFDVLEQIDVLTDIIFSTAYDQYALQAFDAGAIDYLLKPYSKNRFRTAVERALERYEQEDPDYPDRLAELLQEARAQDNSSPERLYVRHGEKIIPVDPEEIQWVEAAGDYSKLHTVEKTYLSSMGIGKLEERLDAKRFARVHRSHIIAFPAVDHLRSDGSGGYWIILNDETKLRVSRSYAPDIRDRLV, encoded by the coding sequence ATGATGCAAGCCCTCATCGTCGACGACGAACCCCCGGCCCGAAATCTCCTCCAGGAGTATCTGAGCGAGGTCGACCGAATCGAGGTGATCGGCACGTGCGGCAACGGGCGCGAGGCCATCGAGGCCATCAACGAACAGGGGCCCGACCTCGTCTTCCTCGACGTGCAGATGCCGGGCCTCGACGGCTTCGATGTACTGGAGCAGATCGACGTGCTGACGGACATCATTTTTTCCACCGCCTACGACCAGTATGCCCTTCAGGCCTTCGACGCGGGGGCCATCGACTATCTGCTGAAGCCCTACAGCAAGAACCGCTTCCGGACGGCCGTTGAGCGGGCGTTGGAGCGGTACGAGCAGGAGGATCCCGACTATCCCGACCGGCTTGCGGAGCTGCTTCAGGAGGCCCGCGCTCAGGACAATTCGTCTCCTGAGCGTCTCTACGTCCGCCACGGCGAGAAAATCATTCCTGTGGATCCCGAGGAGATTCAGTGGGTCGAGGCGGCAGGGGACTACTCAAAGCTCCACACGGTGGAGAAGACCTATCTCTCATCGATGGGAATTGGGAAGCTGGAGGAGCGGCTCGACGCCAAGCGGTTTGCGCGGGTGCACCGGTCGCACATCATCGCCTTTCCGGCTGTGGATCACCTGCGGAGTGACGGCTCTGGAGGGTACTGGATCATTCTGAATGACGAAACGAAACTCCGAGTGAGCCGCTCCTATGCCCCCGACATCCGCGACCGTCTCGTGTAA
- a CDS encoding efflux RND transporter permease subunit: MSGIAGTIARGFINSKLTPLLMAAFLGIGLYSAWLTPKEEDPQIEVPMADVVVQYPGATPQEVERRVAEPLERLISNIDGIEYVYSTSMPGRALVSARYYVGASSEQSMVKLYEEMLKHMDQMPEGASMPLIKSRAVDDVPVLALTLHSDDPNYDDYQLRRIGSEMAMDLKKIDGVADVSVHGGRKRSVRVRLDPNRLAAYNLDPPAIARQLTASNQQMDAGTFQSGDTSYMVETGDFLGSAEDVQDLVVGVHQGSPIYLKQVADVTDGPGEPEKYVSFAYGEGHPASGDSAIAVQNTSGLQPAVTIAVAKRSGQDAMTIAERALQKVDALEATLVPNEVSVSTTRNYGKSASNKVTELLLHLLVAIGAVTLIVSLAMGWRGGLVVFLSVPISFALTLFVYYFFGYTLNRITLFALIFVTGIVVDDSIIVAENMERHFKMKRLPKLQAAINAINEVGNPTILATLTVIAAVLPMAFVSGLMGPYMSPMPIGASMAMTFSLIVALVITPYLAFRLIAGGSEDQEEDEESDYELEDTLIYRAYAATIEPLLNSSWKRWTFIGATGVLLLGSLSLFYFRVVTVKMLPYDDKDEFQVVVDMPEGTPLERTDAVLREMSTYLTDQPEVTDVQTYAGDAAPVNLNGLVRHYDMRRAPYQGDIQVNLQAEHHREEQSHAIAKRMRGPLQEIGKQYDANVKVAEVPPGPPVRATLVAEIYGPSLDQQREVARQVKQVFAETDGVVDVDWRVEDDQTKYTFSVNKEKAMRAGVTTARITQTMRMALGGQDVTQMHLPDEREPVSVNMRLGQSDRSSLADLKNLRVQSQSGSMIPVADLVTINETVRDKHIDRKNQQRVIYVMGDVAGAIESPVYAMLDMQERLDQIEVPKGYGFSQLYTDQPFVSDSYSLKWDGEWRITYKVFRDLGIAFAVVLLIIYILIVGWFQDLTVPLVMMVAIPLSLIGIVLGHWILGAFFTATSMIGFIALAGIMVRNSVLLIDFVNLRREDGVSLRQSVIEAGAVRTRPILLTAGTVVIGAFVILFDPVFQGLAISLMGGAIASTALTLLIVPLIYFMIEKRLADSALAETDTDGSVSASGDLGNEPGGDSAPASADEPETPLQS; encoded by the coding sequence ATGTCAGGCATCGCAGGAACCATCGCCCGCGGATTCATCAACAGCAAACTCACGCCGCTGCTGATGGCCGCCTTTCTCGGCATCGGCCTCTACAGCGCGTGGCTGACGCCCAAGGAGGAGGACCCGCAGATTGAGGTCCCCATGGCAGACGTCGTCGTCCAGTATCCCGGTGCCACCCCGCAGGAGGTGGAGCGCCGCGTGGCCGAGCCGCTCGAACGACTCATCTCCAATATCGACGGCATCGAGTACGTCTACTCCACGTCCATGCCGGGCCGCGCGCTCGTATCGGCCCGCTACTACGTGGGCGCTTCCTCGGAGCAGAGCATGGTGAAGCTCTACGAGGAGATGCTGAAGCACATGGACCAGATGCCCGAGGGCGCGAGCATGCCGCTCATTAAATCCCGGGCCGTCGACGACGTGCCCGTGCTGGCGCTCACCCTTCACAGCGACGATCCGAACTACGACGACTACCAGTTGCGTCGGATCGGCAGCGAGATGGCGATGGACCTCAAGAAGATCGACGGGGTGGCCGACGTGAGCGTACACGGGGGGCGCAAGCGGTCGGTGCGCGTGCGGCTGGACCCAAACCGCCTGGCCGCCTACAACCTCGACCCGCCCGCCATCGCCCGCCAGCTGACGGCCTCCAATCAGCAGATGGACGCCGGGACGTTCCAGAGCGGCGATACCTCCTACATGGTGGAGACCGGTGACTTCCTCGGCTCTGCGGAGGACGTGCAGGACCTCGTCGTAGGCGTGCACCAGGGCAGTCCCATTTACCTGAAGCAGGTGGCCGACGTGACCGACGGGCCGGGCGAACCGGAGAAGTACGTGAGCTTCGCCTACGGCGAGGGCCACCCCGCCTCCGGCGACAGCGCGATTGCCGTGCAGAACACCAGCGGCCTGCAACCCGCCGTCACCATTGCCGTGGCGAAGCGAAGCGGGCAGGACGCGATGACCATTGCCGAGCGCGCCCTCCAAAAAGTGGACGCGCTGGAGGCGACGCTCGTCCCGAACGAGGTGTCCGTCAGCACTACCCGCAACTACGGCAAGAGCGCGTCGAACAAGGTGACCGAGCTGTTGCTGCACCTGCTCGTGGCCATCGGCGCGGTGACACTCATCGTCTCCCTGGCCATGGGCTGGCGCGGCGGCCTCGTCGTCTTCCTGTCGGTGCCCATTAGTTTTGCGCTTACGCTCTTCGTCTACTACTTCTTCGGCTACACGCTGAACCGCATCACGCTGTTTGCCCTCATCTTCGTGACGGGCATCGTGGTCGACGACTCGATCATCGTCGCGGAGAACATGGAGCGGCACTTCAAGATGAAGCGACTGCCGAAGCTACAGGCGGCAATCAACGCGATCAACGAGGTGGGCAACCCCACGATCCTGGCGACGCTCACCGTCATCGCCGCCGTCCTGCCGATGGCCTTCGTCTCGGGCTTGATGGGGCCGTACATGAGCCCAATGCCGATTGGGGCGTCGATGGCCATGACGTTCTCGCTGATCGTGGCGCTCGTCATCACGCCGTACCTCGCCTTCCGACTCATCGCGGGCGGGAGCGAGGACCAAGAGGAGGACGAAGAATCGGACTACGAGTTGGAGGACACGCTCATTTACCGAGCGTACGCGGCCACCATCGAGCCGCTGCTCAACAGCTCGTGGAAGCGGTGGACATTCATCGGCGCCACGGGCGTCCTGCTGCTCGGCTCCCTCTCGCTCTTCTACTTCCGCGTCGTGACGGTGAAGATGCTGCCCTACGACGACAAGGACGAGTTCCAGGTGGTCGTGGACATGCCGGAGGGCACGCCCCTGGAGCGCACCGACGCCGTGCTGCGCGAAATGAGCACCTACCTCACCGACCAGCCGGAGGTGACCGACGTGCAGACGTACGCCGGCGACGCAGCGCCCGTCAACCTGAACGGGCTCGTACGCCACTACGACATGCGCCGGGCCCCGTATCAGGGCGACATTCAGGTCAATCTGCAGGCCGAGCACCATCGCGAGGAGCAAAGCCACGCCATCGCCAAGCGAATGCGCGGGCCGCTCCAAGAGATCGGCAAACAGTACGACGCCAACGTAAAGGTGGCGGAGGTGCCGCCGGGACCGCCCGTCCGCGCCACCCTCGTCGCGGAGATCTACGGCCCGAGCCTCGACCAGCAGCGCGAGGTGGCGCGACAGGTGAAGCAGGTGTTCGCGGAAACCGACGGCGTTGTGGATGTAGACTGGCGCGTCGAGGACGACCAGACCAAGTACACGTTCTCGGTGAATAAGGAGAAAGCCATGCGGGCGGGCGTCACCACCGCGCGCATCACCCAAACGATGCGGATGGCCCTGGGTGGCCAGGACGTCACGCAGATGCACCTGCCCGACGAGCGCGAGCCGGTAAGCGTGAACATGCGCCTCGGCCAATCGGACCGCTCCAGCCTCGCCGACCTCAAGAACCTGCGCGTGCAGTCGCAGAGCGGGTCGATGATTCCGGTCGCGGACCTCGTCACGATCAACGAGACGGTGCGCGACAAGCACATCGACCGGAAAAACCAGCAGCGCGTGATCTACGTGATGGGCGACGTGGCGGGTGCGATTGAGAGCCCGGTCTACGCCATGCTCGACATGCAGGAACGCCTCGACCAGATCGAGGTCCCCAAGGGCTACGGCTTCTCGCAGTTGTACACTGACCAACCGTTCGTAAGCGACAGCTACTCTCTGAAGTGGGACGGCGAGTGGCGGATCACCTACAAGGTCTTCCGCGACCTCGGCATTGCCTTCGCCGTCGTGCTGTTGATCATCTATATCCTCATCGTGGGGTGGTTTCAGGACCTGACGGTGCCGCTGGTGATGATGGTCGCGATTCCGCTTTCGCTGATCGGCATCGTGCTCGGGCACTGGATCCTGGGCGCCTTCTTCACCGCCACGTCCATGATCGGATTCATTGCCTTAGCGGGGATTATGGTGCGCAACTCGGTCTTACTGATCGACTTCGTGAACCTGCGGCGGGAGGACGGCGTGTCGCTTCGGCAGTCCGTGATCGAGGCCGGGGCTGTACGGACCCGCCCCATTCTGCTGACGGCCGGAACGGTCGTGATCGGGGCGTTCGTGATCCTCTTCGACCCGGTCTTCCAGGGCCTGGCGATCTCACTGATGGGCGGGGCCATTGCCTCCACGGCGCTTACGCTCCTGATCGTACCGCTCATCTACTTCATGATCGAGAAGCGACTGGCGGACTCGGCGCTCGCTGAGACGGATACTGACGGTTCTGTGTCCGCTTCGGGCGATCTGGGCAACGAGCCGGGCGGGGACAGCGCCCCGGCCTCCGCGGATGAGCCGGAGACTCCGCTTCAATCGTGA
- a CDS encoding DUF2892 domain-containing protein, whose protein sequence is MPTHTTESPGSSSLCHVPTPEEKLVRILGGAVTLTGLGLGFFVSEWWYLLTLFAGANLLQSAFTGFCPPEIVYRLWKRSPETK, encoded by the coding sequence ATGCCGACACATACCACGGAGTCTCCCGGTTCTTCCTCACTCTGTCACGTCCCCACGCCTGAAGAAAAACTCGTTCGCATTCTCGGGGGTGCCGTGACGCTCACGGGACTCGGACTCGGCTTCTTTGTGAGTGAGTGGTGGTATCTGCTGACGCTCTTTGCCGGGGCAAACCTTCTGCAAAGCGCGTTCACGGGGTTCTGCCCGCCGGAGATTGTATATCGGTTGTGGAAACGATCTCCAGAAACCAAGTGA